A window of Garciella nitratireducens DSM 15102 contains these coding sequences:
- the rimM gene encoding ribosome maturation factor RimM (Essential for efficient processing of 16S rRNA) yields the protein MEKFLRVGKIINVHGIKGEVKILPLTDHIERFFTLKIVYLEKESFNRLLTIQNIRIHKNLVLVKFKEITTRDQAEKLKDSFIDIRREDAIKLSKDQYFISDLIGVLVYSIQGKKIGIIKEVLQIAPTDIYVIDIGDREILVPALKEIFQEIDIYKKIAKADIPKDLMNL from the coding sequence ATGGAAAAATTCTTACGAGTAGGTAAAATTATAAATGTTCATGGAATAAAAGGAGAAGTAAAAATTCTACCGTTAACAGATCATATAGAAAGATTTTTTACTTTAAAAATAGTATATCTTGAAAAAGAATCATTTAATAGGTTATTAACGATACAAAATATTCGTATACATAAAAATTTAGTTTTAGTAAAATTCAAAGAAATTACTACGCGTGACCAAGCAGAAAAATTAAAAGATTCTTTTATTGATATTAGAAGAGAAGATGCTATAAAACTCTCTAAGGACCAATATTTTATTTCGGATTTAATAGGAGTGCTAGTATATTCTATACAGGGAAAAAAGATTGGAATTATTAAAGAAGTTTTACAAATAGCTCCTACTGATATTTATGTAATAGATATAGGGGATAGGGAAATATTAGTGCCCGCACTTAAAGAAATATTTCAAGAAATTGATATTTATAAAAAAATTGCAAAAGCTGATATACCTAAGGATTTGATGAATTTATGA
- a CDS encoding KH domain-containing protein: protein MRELVEIITKALVDKPECVEVREVQGEQSLILELKVASEDMGKVIGKQGRIAKAIRTVVKAAAAKENKRVMLEIIQ from the coding sequence GTGCGTGAACTAGTTGAAATAATTACAAAAGCATTGGTTGACAAGCCAGAGTGTGTAGAGGTTAGAGAAGTACAAGGAGAGCAATCTTTAATTTTAGAGTTAAAAGTTGCATCTGAAGATATGGGAAAAGTAATAGGGAAACAAGGTAGAATTGCAAAGGCGATCCGAACTGTTGTAAAAGCAGCTGCTGCAAAAGAAAACAAAAGAGTAATGCTTGAAATTATTCAATAA
- the rpsP gene encoding 30S ribosomal protein S16: MAVKIRLKRMGAKKRPFYRIVVADSRAPRDGKFIEEIGYYNPISEPVELKIDGEKAQKWLNNGAQPSDTVKSLLKKQGILE; this comes from the coding sequence ATGGCAGTAAAAATTAGATTAAAAAGAATGGGCGCTAAAAAAAGACCTTTTTATAGAATCGTTGTAGCAGATTCACGAGCACCTAGAGATGGTAAATTTATTGAAGAAATTGGTTATTACAATCCCATATCAGAACCTGTAGAATTAAAAATTGATGGTGAAAAAGCACAAAAATGGTTAAACAATGGAGCACAGCCATCTGATACAGTAAAATCTTTATTAAAAAAGCAAGGGATTTTAGAATAA